The following are encoded in a window of Longibacter salinarum genomic DNA:
- a CDS encoding cell wall hydrolase: MSYRAIFFGLSIVLVFSAAKVSTLTFGESGRSSSLYAASWAAAFTPAPSHGPRTITAADTTGEAYELLSAIYGYSQHTSGQSASLPSIDNATLWLARCIYSETKIPHEQELVAWVVRNRVETEYRGRSDYKDVVLDPYQFSAFNPNSQKRSFYMNLTPETQLPGWQRALTIAHYVRRADPAYRPFSIKTRHFFSEISMPNNQFPYWVQQREHVSPGWNYTVDSRRFRFYEKIS; this comes from the coding sequence ATGAGCTACCGCGCTATTTTCTTCGGTCTGAGTATCGTCTTGGTCTTCTCGGCCGCCAAAGTGTCGACGTTGACCTTCGGCGAATCAGGCAGGTCTTCGTCTCTCTATGCTGCTTCCTGGGCAGCCGCTTTTACGCCGGCTCCCTCGCATGGACCACGTACCATTACGGCAGCAGATACGACGGGAGAGGCGTATGAACTTTTGAGCGCGATTTACGGCTACTCACAGCACACGTCTGGACAGAGTGCGTCGCTTCCGTCCATCGATAACGCCACGCTGTGGCTGGCCCGCTGCATCTACTCCGAGACCAAGATTCCGCACGAGCAAGAACTCGTCGCGTGGGTTGTTCGGAATCGGGTTGAGACAGAATACCGGGGACGGTCGGACTACAAGGATGTCGTGCTCGACCCGTACCAGTTCAGTGCGTTCAATCCCAACTCGCAGAAACGCTCGTTCTACATGAATCTGACACCGGAGACGCAGCTTCCGGGCTGGCAACGAGCGCTCACAATTGCGCACTACGTTCGACGTGCGGACCCAGCGTATCGGCCGTTCTCGATCAAAACCAGGCACTTCTTCAGCGAGATCTCAATGCCGAACAACCAGTTCCCGTACTGGGTGCAGCAGCGTGAGCACGTCTCTCCCGGTTGGAATTACACGGTGGACTCCCGCCGCTTCCGGTTCTATGAGAAGATATCCTGA
- a CDS encoding 4-phosphoerythronate dehydrogenase → MPTLSLSVLADENIPLASEAFGSLGTVQTLPGRAIERADLMDIDALFVRSVTTVGPELLSGTPVRFVGSATIGTDHIDQEWLQNEGIAFAHAPASNADSVADYVVAIALHLALKTDTSLADRTAGIIGCGNTGSRVAARLRALGANVLQNDPPLAEEADKRGEDHPYVSLDHVLEKANLISLHTPLTTHGPHPTHHLFNGDRIGQLQKETWLINTSRGAVIDNQALSSCLRAPRANVTATALDVWENEPTPDAELLRHVDLSTPHVAGYAFDGKVRGTSMLYHAFCEFLDIEPAWSPDAALAPARLGALRLSPPDARLPRTEYLDALARQACDVAADHHRLQKVLDVPPDERGAYFSRLRKTYPKRREMQMHSVSKDAVPEAYHEFVRDGLQITLVDDVR, encoded by the coding sequence ATGCCCACCCTGTCGCTTTCTGTACTTGCGGATGAGAATATTCCCCTCGCCTCAGAAGCTTTTGGCTCACTTGGAACGGTACAAACCCTACCGGGCCGGGCAATCGAGCGAGCTGATTTGATGGACATCGATGCCCTCTTCGTTCGCAGCGTCACCACCGTCGGCCCCGAGCTGTTGTCAGGGACCCCGGTCCGGTTCGTGGGCTCTGCAACGATCGGAACCGACCATATCGATCAGGAATGGCTACAAAATGAAGGCATCGCGTTCGCACATGCACCGGCCTCCAACGCCGACTCCGTAGCGGACTACGTGGTCGCCATTGCTCTCCATCTGGCGCTTAAGACTGACACGTCTCTCGCCGACCGTACAGCCGGAATCATTGGATGCGGCAACACCGGCTCTCGTGTAGCGGCACGGCTGCGAGCACTGGGCGCAAACGTCCTGCAGAATGATCCACCGCTCGCAGAAGAGGCAGACAAACGAGGAGAAGACCACCCCTATGTATCGCTCGATCACGTGCTCGAAAAGGCAAATCTCATTTCACTCCATACGCCGCTGACGACACACGGTCCGCATCCAACGCACCACCTGTTCAACGGCGATCGGATTGGACAACTTCAGAAAGAGACGTGGCTGATCAATACGTCACGCGGGGCAGTCATTGACAACCAGGCCCTATCGAGCTGCCTTCGTGCCCCGAGGGCCAACGTGACGGCCACAGCCCTCGACGTCTGGGAGAATGAGCCCACCCCAGACGCGGAGTTGCTTCGCCACGTCGATCTATCCACACCGCACGTGGCGGGCTACGCGTTTGACGGGAAGGTCCGCGGCACTTCGATGCTTTACCACGCCTTCTGCGAGTTTCTCGACATCGAGCCTGCATGGTCGCCGGACGCGGCTCTGGCACCGGCCCGTCTGGGGGCTCTTCGCCTTTCCCCGCCCGACGCGCGTCTGCCACGAACGGAGTACCTCGACGCCCTCGCCCGGCAAGCATGCGATGTCGCAGCCGACCATCACCGACTTCAGAAGGTCCTGGATGTGCCACCAGATGAGCGTGGCGCGTACTTTAGCCGCCTTCGGAAGACCTACCCGAAGCGCCGAGAAATGCAGATGCACTCCGTCTCAAAAGATGCGGTCCCGGAAGCCTACCACGAGTTCGTTCGCGACGGTCTGCAGATCACGCTTGTAGACGATGTACGGTAG